The following coding sequences are from one Triticum dicoccoides isolate Atlit2015 ecotype Zavitan chromosome 4A, WEW_v2.0, whole genome shotgun sequence window:
- the LOC119287361 gene encoding uncharacterized protein LOC119287361 isoform X2, whose protein sequence is MSHRICRARRALFSLFFGKVYSVFLLSAATISTWSAPMSCRSSAQRVRSASRSTASPTQWWRSCSHLTCSPMRCYTRSSRSTPAGPPSRSTTLTGLLNSPCPRTQPKLLGLASALSYLEVLVSFRDRRLRCYGSAPTTYQMIMMLMLSEVLDQLCYVLISNTNHCLVHEPKCAAAPYTYRIGYGVSQNTDSKMCSAFLINAATVSRWSAMTSCQSSAQRFWSATRSVASPTWWCRFCGRSMCPSKRSMCSPTRRSSSGSMSTQAGSPPRSSTSTSSSSKGVTSQLVCIYEDCSLVSAFPCPTIMAQNFETICCSTRTW, encoded by the exons ATGTCTCACAGAATATGCAGAGCAAGACGTGCTCTGTTTTCTCTGTTTTTTGGAAAGGTGTACTCTGTGTTTTTGCTCAGCGCAGCCACAATTTCCACGTGGTCAGCACCAATGTCTTGCCGAAGCAGCGCTCAGCGTGTCAGGTCGGCTTCCCGCAGTACGGCTTCTCCCACACAGTGGTGGAGATCCTGCAGTCACTTGACGTGCTCACCAATGAGGTGCTACACCAGGAGCTCAAGGAGTACTCCAGCTGGCCCACCTTCCCGCAGCACTACGTTGACG GGTTTATTGAATAGTCCATGCCCAAGAACTCAGCCAAAACTGTTAGGACTTGCGAGTG CACTTTCTTATTTAGAGGTTCTGGTCAGCTTTAGAGACAGAAGATTAAGATGTTATGGCTCAGCGCCAACAACATATCAGATGATCATGATGCTCATGCTATCTGAAGTCCTCGACCAACTTTGCT ATGTACTCATTAGTAACACAAACCACtgtttggttcatgaacccaagtgTGCTGCAGCACCTTACACCTACAGGATAGGTTATG GTGTCTCACAGAATACAGACAGCAAGATGTGCTCTGCTTTCTTGATTAACGCGGCCACAGTTTCCAGGTGGTCTGCAATGACGTCTTGCCAAAGCAGCGCTCAACGTTTCTGGTCGGCTACCCGCAGTGTGGCTTCTCCCACATGGTGGTGCAGGTTCTGTGGTCGCTCGATGTGCCCTTCGAAACGCTCAATGTGCTCGCCGACGAGGCGCTCCAGCAGTGGCTCAATGAGTACTCAAGCTGGCTCACCTCCCCGCAGCTCTACATCGACTTCCAGTTCTTCAAAGGGTGTGACATCACAGTTGGTATGTATATATGAGGATTGCTCTCTGGTCTCTGCCTTCCCTTGTCCCACGATTATGGCCCAGAACTTTGAGACTATCTGTTGCAGTACGCGCACATGGTAG
- the LOC119287361 gene encoding uncharacterized protein LOC119287361 isoform X1 encodes MQSKTCSVFSVFWKGVLCVFAQRSHNFHVVSTNVLPKQRSACQVGFPQYGFSHTVVEILQSLDVLTNEVLHQELKEYSSWPTFPQHYVDGEFFCGTTSRSGLLNSPCPRTQPKLLGLASALSYLEVLVSFRDRRLRCYGSAPTTYQMIMMLMLSEVLDQLCYVLISNTNHCLVHEPKCAAAPYTYRIGYGVSQNTDSKMCSAFLINAATVSRWSAMTSCQSSAQRFWSATRSVASPTWWCRFCGRSMCPSKRSMCSPTRRSSSGSMSTQAGSPPRSSTSTSSSSKGVTSQLVCIYEDCSLVSAFPCPTIMAQNFETICCSTRTW; translated from the exons ATGCAGAGCAAGACGTGCTCTGTTTTCTCTGTTTTTTGGAAAGGTGTACTCTGTGTTTTTGCTCAGCGCAGCCACAATTTCCACGTGGTCAGCACCAATGTCTTGCCGAAGCAGCGCTCAGCGTGTCAGGTCGGCTTCCCGCAGTACGGCTTCTCCCACACAGTGGTGGAGATCCTGCAGTCACTTGACGTGCTCACCAATGAGGTGCTACACCAGGAGCTCAAGGAGTACTCCAGCTGGCCCACCTTCCCGCAGCACTACGTTGACGGTGAGTTCTTCTGCGGGACGACATCACGGTCG GGTTTATTGAATAGTCCATGCCCAAGAACTCAGCCAAAACTGTTAGGACTTGCGAGTG CACTTTCTTATTTAGAGGTTCTGGTCAGCTTTAGAGACAGAAGATTAAGATGTTATGGCTCAGCGCCAACAACATATCAGATGATCATGATGCTCATGCTATCTGAAGTCCTCGACCAACTTTGCT ATGTACTCATTAGTAACACAAACCACtgtttggttcatgaacccaagtgTGCTGCAGCACCTTACACCTACAGGATAGGTTATG GTGTCTCACAGAATACAGACAGCAAGATGTGCTCTGCTTTCTTGATTAACGCGGCCACAGTTTCCAGGTGGTCTGCAATGACGTCTTGCCAAAGCAGCGCTCAACGTTTCTGGTCGGCTACCCGCAGTGTGGCTTCTCCCACATGGTGGTGCAGGTTCTGTGGTCGCTCGATGTGCCCTTCGAAACGCTCAATGTGCTCGCCGACGAGGCGCTCCAGCAGTGGCTCAATGAGTACTCAAGCTGGCTCACCTCCCCGCAGCTCTACATCGACTTCCAGTTCTTCAAAGGGTGTGACATCACAGTTGGTATGTATATATGAGGATTGCTCTCTGGTCTCTGCCTTCCCTTGTCCCACGATTATGGCCCAGAACTTTGAGACTATCTGTTGCAGTACGCGCACATGGTAG